In a genomic window of Homo sapiens chromosome 22, GRCh38.p14 Primary Assembly:
- the RAB36 gene encoding ras-related protein Rab-36 isoform X6 has protein sequence MVIAGASWMLGRAAASPTQTPPTTSTIRVARRSRVALVAMVIAAAGSGGPGRAEPQLSQPSLTGSRRPLPTLLPLPELCHASQPSKWYTPEACLQLREHFHGQVSAACQRRNTGTVGLKLSKVVVVGDLYVGKTSLIHRFCKNVFDRDYKATIGVDFEIERFEIAGIPYSLQIWDTAGQEKFKCIASAYYRGAQVIITAFDLTDVQTLEHTRQWLEDALRENEAGSCFIFLVGTKKDLLSGAACEQAEADAVHLAREMQAEYWSVSAKTGENVKAFFSRVAALAFEQSVLQDLERQSSARLQVGNGDLIQMEGSPPETQESKRPSSLGCC, from the exons ATGGTGATCGCCGGTGCAAGCTGGATGCTTGGACGCGCCGCTGCCAGTCCAACGCAGACCCCGCCCACGACGTCGACGATTCGTGTAGCCCGCAGGTCCCGCGTGGCTCTCGTTGCCATGGTGATCGCCGCCGCTGGCTCAGGCGGACCAGGCCGCGCGGAGCCCCAGCTTTCACAGCCATCGCTG ACTGGGAGCAGGAGACCCCTCCCCACTCTACTTCCACTGCCTGAGCTGTGCCATGCCTCACAGCCCAGTAAG TGGTACACGCCGGAAGCCTGTTTGCAGCTCAGGGAGCACTTCCACGGGCAGGTCAGCGCTGCCTGCCAACGCAGGAACACGGGGACTGTCGG GCTCAAACTCTCCAAGGTGGTGGTGGTTGGCGATCTCTACGTGGGGAAGACCAGCCTCATCCACAG GTTTTGCAAGAATGTTTTTGATCGAGACTACAAGGCCACCATTGGGGTGGACTTTGAAATTGAGCGCTTTGAGATTGCTGGGATTCCCTATAGCCTCCAGAT CTGGGACACAGCTGGGCAGGAGAAGTTCAAGTGCATCGCATCTGCCTACTACCGGGGTGCCCAGG TGATCATCACGGCCTTTGACCTCACTGACGTGCAGACCCTGGAGCATACCAG GCAGTGGTTGGAGGATGCTCTGAGGGAGAACGAGGCAGGCTCCTGCTTCATCTTCCTCGTGGGAACCAAGAAGGACCTTCTG TCAGGGGCCGCATGTGAGCAGGCCGAAGCAGACGCTGTGCACCTGGCCAGGGAGATGCAGGCCGAGTACTGGTCAGTGTCGGCCAAGACTG GCGAGAACGTGAAGGCATTCTTCAGCCGCGTAGCCGCCCTGGCATTCGAGCAGTCGGTGCTGCAGGACCTGGAGAGGCAGAGCAGTGCCCGGCTCCAGGTCGGCAATGGAGACCTAATCC AAATGGAAGGGAGTCCGCCCGAGACCCAGGAGAGCAAGaggccctccagcctgggctgctgcTAA
- the RAB36 gene encoding ras-related protein Rab-36 isoform X12: MVIAGASWMLGRAAASPTQTPPTTSTIRVARRSRVALVAMVIAAAGSGGPGRAEPQLSQPSLTGSRRPLPTLLPLPELCHASQPSKDCGRMRSSLTPLGPPVSRDRVIASFPKWYTPEACLQLREHFHGQVSAACQRRNTGTVGLKLSKVVVVGDLYVGKTSLIHRFCKNVFDRDYKATIGVDFEIERFEIAGIPYSLQIWDTAGQEKFKCIASAYYRGAQATLRATGLVLAILQ; encoded by the exons ATGGTGATCGCCGGTGCAAGCTGGATGCTTGGACGCGCCGCTGCCAGTCCAACGCAGACCCCGCCCACGACGTCGACGATTCGTGTAGCCCGCAGGTCCCGCGTGGCTCTCGTTGCCATGGTGATCGCCGCCGCTGGCTCAGGCGGACCAGGCCGCGCGGAGCCCCAGCTTTCACAGCCATCGCTG ACTGGGAGCAGGAGACCCCTCCCCACTCTACTTCCACTGCCTGAGCTGTGCCATGCCTCACAGCCCAGTAAG GACTGTGGAAGAATGAGGTCCTCCCTGACACCTTTGGGGCCCCCTGTGAGCCGCGACCGTGTCATCGCCAGCTTCCCTAAG TGGTACACGCCGGAAGCCTGTTTGCAGCTCAGGGAGCACTTCCACGGGCAGGTCAGCGCTGCCTGCCAACGCAGGAACACGGGGACTGTCGG GCTCAAACTCTCCAAGGTGGTGGTGGTTGGCGATCTCTACGTGGGGAAGACCAGCCTCATCCACAG GTTTTGCAAGAATGTTTTTGATCGAGACTACAAGGCCACCATTGGGGTGGACTTTGAAATTGAGCGCTTTGAGATTGCTGGGATTCCCTATAGCCTCCAGAT CTGGGACACAGCTGGGCAGGAGAAGTTCAAGTGCATCGCATCTGCCTACTACCGGGGTGCCCAGG caaccctgagaGCTACAGGTCTCGTCCTcgccattttacag TGA
- the RAB36 gene encoding ras-related protein Rab-36 isoform X7, with amino-acid sequence MVIAGASWMLGRAAASPTQTPPTTSTIRVARRSRVALVAMVIAAAGSGGPGRAEPQLSQPSLWYTPEACLQLREHFHGQVSAACQRRNTGTVGLKLSKVVVVGDLYVGKTSLIHRFCKNVFDRDYKATIGVDFEIERFEIAGIPYSLQIWDTAGQEKFKCIASAYYRGAQVIITAFDLTDVQTLEHTRQWLEDALRENEAGSCFIFLVGTKKDLLSGAACEQAEADAVHLAREMQAEYWREREGILQPRSRPGIRAVGAAGPGEAEQCPAPGRQWRPNPNGRESARDPGEQEALQPGLLLTGACVEGLRSLHTHGQEFP; translated from the exons ATGGTGATCGCCGGTGCAAGCTGGATGCTTGGACGCGCCGCTGCCAGTCCAACGCAGACCCCGCCCACGACGTCGACGATTCGTGTAGCCCGCAGGTCCCGCGTGGCTCTCGTTGCCATGGTGATCGCCGCCGCTGGCTCAGGCGGACCAGGCCGCGCGGAGCCCCAGCTTTCACAGCCATCGCTG TGGTACACGCCGGAAGCCTGTTTGCAGCTCAGGGAGCACTTCCACGGGCAGGTCAGCGCTGCCTGCCAACGCAGGAACACGGGGACTGTCGG GCTCAAACTCTCCAAGGTGGTGGTGGTTGGCGATCTCTACGTGGGGAAGACCAGCCTCATCCACAG GTTTTGCAAGAATGTTTTTGATCGAGACTACAAGGCCACCATTGGGGTGGACTTTGAAATTGAGCGCTTTGAGATTGCTGGGATTCCCTATAGCCTCCAGAT CTGGGACACAGCTGGGCAGGAGAAGTTCAAGTGCATCGCATCTGCCTACTACCGGGGTGCCCAGG TGATCATCACGGCCTTTGACCTCACTGACGTGCAGACCCTGGAGCATACCAG GCAGTGGTTGGAGGATGCTCTGAGGGAGAACGAGGCAGGCTCCTGCTTCATCTTCCTCGTGGGAACCAAGAAGGACCTTCTG TCAGGGGCCGCATGTGAGCAGGCCGAAGCAGACGCTGTGCACCTGGCCAGGGAGATGCAGGCCGAGTACTG GCGAGAACGTGAAGGCATTCTTCAGCCGCGTAGCCGCCCTGGCATTCGAGCAGTCGGTGCTGCAGGACCTGGAGAGGCAGAGCAGTGCCCGGCTCCAGGTCGGCAATGGAGACCTAATCC AAATGGAAGGGAGTCCGCCCGAGACCCAGGAGAGCAAGaggccctccagcctgggctgctgcTAACTGGGGCCTGCGTGGAAGGCCTCCGCTCCCTGCACACACACGGACAGGAATTTCCGTGA
- the RAB36 gene encoding ras-related protein Rab-36 isoform X8 codes for MVIAGASWMLGRAAASPTQTPPTTSTIRVARRSRVALVAMVIAAAGSGGPGRAEPQLSQPSLWYTPEACLQLREHFHGQVSAACQRRNTGTVGLKLSKVVVVGDLYVGKTSLIHRFCKNVFDRDYKATIGVDFEIERFEIAGIPYSLQIWDTAGQEKFKCIASAYYRGAQVIITAFDLTDVQTLEHTRQWLEDALRENEAGSCFIFLVGTKKDLLSGAACEQAEADAVHLAREMQAEYWSVSAKTGENVKAFFSRVAALAFEQSVLQDLERQSSARLQVGNGDLIQMEGSPPETQESKRPSSLGCC; via the exons ATGGTGATCGCCGGTGCAAGCTGGATGCTTGGACGCGCCGCTGCCAGTCCAACGCAGACCCCGCCCACGACGTCGACGATTCGTGTAGCCCGCAGGTCCCGCGTGGCTCTCGTTGCCATGGTGATCGCCGCCGCTGGCTCAGGCGGACCAGGCCGCGCGGAGCCCCAGCTTTCACAGCCATCGCTG TGGTACACGCCGGAAGCCTGTTTGCAGCTCAGGGAGCACTTCCACGGGCAGGTCAGCGCTGCCTGCCAACGCAGGAACACGGGGACTGTCGG GCTCAAACTCTCCAAGGTGGTGGTGGTTGGCGATCTCTACGTGGGGAAGACCAGCCTCATCCACAG GTTTTGCAAGAATGTTTTTGATCGAGACTACAAGGCCACCATTGGGGTGGACTTTGAAATTGAGCGCTTTGAGATTGCTGGGATTCCCTATAGCCTCCAGAT CTGGGACACAGCTGGGCAGGAGAAGTTCAAGTGCATCGCATCTGCCTACTACCGGGGTGCCCAGG TGATCATCACGGCCTTTGACCTCACTGACGTGCAGACCCTGGAGCATACCAG GCAGTGGTTGGAGGATGCTCTGAGGGAGAACGAGGCAGGCTCCTGCTTCATCTTCCTCGTGGGAACCAAGAAGGACCTTCTG TCAGGGGCCGCATGTGAGCAGGCCGAAGCAGACGCTGTGCACCTGGCCAGGGAGATGCAGGCCGAGTACTGGTCAGTGTCGGCCAAGACTG GCGAGAACGTGAAGGCATTCTTCAGCCGCGTAGCCGCCCTGGCATTCGAGCAGTCGGTGCTGCAGGACCTGGAGAGGCAGAGCAGTGCCCGGCTCCAGGTCGGCAATGGAGACCTAATCC AAATGGAAGGGAGTCCGCCCGAGACCCAGGAGAGCAAGaggccctccagcctgggctgctgcTAA
- the RAB36 gene encoding ras-related protein Rab-36 isoform X11, with amino-acid sequence MPHSPVSGTRRKPVCSSGSTSTGRSALPANAGTRGLSGSNSPRWWWLAISTWGRPASSTGFARMFLIETTRPPLGWTLKLSALRLLGFPIASRLIITAFDLTDVQTLEHTRQWLEDALRENEAGSCFIFLVGTKKDLLSGAACEQAEADAVHLAREMQAEYWREREGILQPRSRPGIRAVGAAGPGEAEQCPAPGRQWRPNPNGRESARDPGEQEALQPGLLLTGACVEGLRSLHTHGQEFP; translated from the exons ATGCCTCACAGCCCAGTAAG TGGTACACGCCGGAAGCCTGTTTGCAGCTCAGGGAGCACTTCCACGGGCAGGTCAGCGCTGCCTGCCAACGCAGGAACACGGGGACTGTCGG GCTCAAACTCTCCAAGGTGGTGGTGGTTGGCGATCTCTACGTGGGGAAGACCAGCCTCATCCACAG GTTTTGCAAGAATGTTTTTGATCGAGACTACAAGGCCACCATTGGGGTGGACTTTGAAATTGAGCGCTTTGAGATTGCTGGGATTCCCTATAGCCTCCAGAT TGATCATCACGGCCTTTGACCTCACTGACGTGCAGACCCTGGAGCATACCAG GCAGTGGTTGGAGGATGCTCTGAGGGAGAACGAGGCAGGCTCCTGCTTCATCTTCCTCGTGGGAACCAAGAAGGACCTTCTG TCAGGGGCCGCATGTGAGCAGGCCGAAGCAGACGCTGTGCACCTGGCCAGGGAGATGCAGGCCGAGTACTG GCGAGAACGTGAAGGCATTCTTCAGCCGCGTAGCCGCCCTGGCATTCGAGCAGTCGGTGCTGCAGGACCTGGAGAGGCAGAGCAGTGCCCGGCTCCAGGTCGGCAATGGAGACCTAATCC AAATGGAAGGGAGTCCGCCCGAGACCCAGGAGAGCAAGaggccctccagcctgggctgctgcTAACTGGGGCCTGCGTGGAAGGCCTCCGCTCCCTGCACACACACGGACAGGAATTTCCGTGA
- the RAB36 gene encoding ras-related protein Rab-36 isoform 3 (isoform 3 is encoded by transcript variant 3), translating to MRSSLTPLGPPVSRDRVIASFPKWYTPEACLQLREHFHGQVSAACQRRNTGTVGLKLSKVVVVGDLYVGKTSLIHRFCKNVFDRDYKATIGVDFEIERFEIAGIPYSLQIWDTAGQEKFKCIASAYYRGAQVIITAFDLTDVQTLEHTRQWLEDALRENEAGSCFIFLVGTKKDLLSGAACEQAEADAVHLAREMQAEYWSVSAKTGENVKAFFSRVAALAFEQSVLQDLERQSSARLQVGNGDLIQMEGSPPETQESKRPSSLGCC from the exons ATGAGGTCCTCCCTGACACCTTTGGGGCCCCCTGTGAGCCGCGACCGTGTCATCGCCAGCTTCCCTAAG TGGTACACGCCGGAAGCCTGTTTGCAGCTCAGGGAGCACTTCCACGGGCAGGTCAGCGCTGCCTGCCAACGCAGGAACACGGGGACTGTCGG GCTCAAACTCTCCAAGGTGGTGGTGGTTGGCGATCTCTACGTGGGGAAGACCAGCCTCATCCACAG GTTTTGCAAGAATGTTTTTGATCGAGACTACAAGGCCACCATTGGGGTGGACTTTGAAATTGAGCGCTTTGAGATTGCTGGGATTCCCTATAGCCTCCAGAT CTGGGACACAGCTGGGCAGGAGAAGTTCAAGTGCATCGCATCTGCCTACTACCGGGGTGCCCAGG TGATCATCACGGCCTTTGACCTCACTGACGTGCAGACCCTGGAGCATACCAG GCAGTGGTTGGAGGATGCTCTGAGGGAGAACGAGGCAGGCTCCTGCTTCATCTTCCTCGTGGGAACCAAGAAGGACCTTCTG TCAGGGGCCGCATGTGAGCAGGCCGAAGCAGACGCTGTGCACCTGGCCAGGGAGATGCAGGCCGAGTACTGGTCAGTGTCGGCCAAGACTG GCGAGAACGTGAAGGCATTCTTCAGCCGCGTAGCCGCCCTGGCATTCGAGCAGTCGGTGCTGCAGGACCTGGAGAGGCAGAGCAGTGCCCGGCTCCAGGTCGGCAATGGAGACCTAATCC AAATGGAAGGGAGTCCGCCCGAGACCCAGGAGAGCAAGaggccctccagcctgggctgctgcTAA
- the RAB36 gene encoding ras-related protein Rab-36 isoform X15 yields the protein MSWALGHSWAGEVQVHRICLLPGCPGNPESYRSRPRHFTVIITAFDLTDVQTLEHTRQWLEDALRENEAGSCFIFLVGTKKDLLSGAACEQAEADAVHLAREMQAEYWREREGILQPRSRPGIRAVGAAGPGEAEQCPAPGRQWRPNPNGRESARDPGEQEALQPGLLLTGACVEGLRSLHTHGQEFP from the exons ATGTCTTGGGCC CTGGGACACAGCTGGGCAGGAGAAGTTCAAGTGCATCGCATCTGCCTACTACCGGGGTGCCCAGG caaccctgagaGCTACAGGTCTCGTCCTcgccattttacag TGATCATCACGGCCTTTGACCTCACTGACGTGCAGACCCTGGAGCATACCAG GCAGTGGTTGGAGGATGCTCTGAGGGAGAACGAGGCAGGCTCCTGCTTCATCTTCCTCGTGGGAACCAAGAAGGACCTTCTG TCAGGGGCCGCATGTGAGCAGGCCGAAGCAGACGCTGTGCACCTGGCCAGGGAGATGCAGGCCGAGTACTG GCGAGAACGTGAAGGCATTCTTCAGCCGCGTAGCCGCCCTGGCATTCGAGCAGTCGGTGCTGCAGGACCTGGAGAGGCAGAGCAGTGCCCGGCTCCAGGTCGGCAATGGAGACCTAATCC AAATGGAAGGGAGTCCGCCCGAGACCCAGGAGAGCAAGaggccctccagcctgggctgctgcTAACTGGGGCCTGCGTGGAAGGCCTCCGCTCCCTGCACACACACGGACAGGAATTTCCGTGA